The Anopheles merus strain MAF chromosome 2L, AmerM5.1, whole genome shotgun sequence genome has a segment encoding these proteins:
- the LOC121593066 gene encoding hippocampus abundant transcript 1 protein isoform X3: MEEHSAKFLGAVAAAAAGDASTKLSHMGEASAAAVAVPASQQLRPGTGNASDAEVCDRSNVVTMDELGAILPAAGGEPAEDSCTDTDDQNSNYLSISNSRSSSCFDLPGECSPMMGPARLKPVSPEEEGLRMTLVNERYIQSGQMGVVLTPGELLGEGSKESGPKPRLDDEEEEDDDDEDEDSSMLTHSAATTATVSSNKSRILVVSGTDQQPGCSNGSSSSSRVPEAGVCCNIVDNPVSETAGGSSTVVDIGSTGNAQDGNARAAAVAPSGTTANGAVGNPHSRVTTTPSNLSNCSGLPTVTVVQLKQSKNLIYFLRLIFNHCKSSGIGEPSVYHALVVIFLEFFAWGLLTMPVINVLNQTFPDHTFLMNGLVMGIKGILSFLSAPLIGALSDVWGRKFFLLITVFFTCAPIPLMSINSWWFFAMISISGVFAVTFSVVFAYVADVTTVEDRSRAYGLVSATFAASLVISPALGAYLNDKYSEPLIVALATAIAVLDVFFILVAVPESLPEKVRPSSWGAPISWEQADPFAALRKVGLDQTILMQCVTVLLSYLPEAGQYSCIFVYLKLKMHFSSIDVSIFIAVVGILSILTQVILGDLMKALGAKRTIIIGLLFEMLQLLWYGFGSQTWMMWAAGILASLASITYPAISAFVSIHSNPDQQGVVQGMVTGMRGLCNGLGPAMFGVIFYVFHVDLNDEHNVASHSLNGAAIGAVAGGGVFDGSDAKFVRNETLLGGSVHHHIEDEYSQLMPGPPFVFGALMVICAIAVAAFIPETPSDTMRRPSGEKKKSGYRSQDRLTVLIGD, translated from the exons ATGGAGGAGCATTCGGCAAAGTTTTTGGgtgcagtggcagcagcagcagcaggtgatGCTAGCACGAAGTTGTCTCACATGGGTGAGGCGTCGGCGGCGGCAGTGGCAGTTCCTGCGAGTCAGCAGCTGCGACCCGGAACTGGGAATGCAAGTGATGCGGAAGTCTGTGATAGAAGTAACGTGGTTACTATGGATGAGTTGGGCGCGATCTTACCAGCTGCCGGCGGCGAGCCGGCAGAGGACAGCTGTACCGATACGGACGATCAGAATAGCAATTATCTAAGCATTAGCAAcagtcgcagcagcagctgcttcgACCTACCCGGCGAATGTTCGCCGATGATGGGCCCGGCGAGATTGAAGCCGGTGTCGCCCGAGGAGGAGGGTCTGCGGATGACGCTTGTAAACGAGCGGTACATACAGTCGGGACAGATGGGGGTGGTTCTGACACCGGGCGAGCTGCTGGGTGAAGGTAGCAAAGAATCCGGCCCAAAGCCACGGCTCGAcgacgaagaggaggaggacgatgatgatgaggatgaggaTTCGTCCATGCTAACACATTCGGCCGCAACGACGGCAACCGTGTCGTCCAACAAGTCCCGCATACTGGTGGTGAGTGGAACGGACCAGCAACCCGGTTGTTccaatggcagcagcagcagcagcagagtgcCGGAAGCTGGCGTTTGTTGCAACATAGTTGACAATCCGGTCAGCGAAACTGCGGGTGGCAGCAGCACGGTGGTCGACATCGGAAGTACGGGTAATGCACAGGACGGTAATGCACGCGCTGCAGCAGTAGCCCCGTCCGGGACGACAGCTAATGGAGCGGTTGGCAATCCGCACAGCCGGGTCACGACGACACCGTCGAACTTAAGTAATTGCAGTGGCCTACCGACCGTCACCGTGGTGCAGCTGAAACAGAGCAAAAATCTCATCTACTTCCTGCGATTGATCTTCAATCACTGTAAG AGCTCCGGTATAGGAGAGCCGAGCGTTTATCATGCCTTAGTAGTCATATTTTTGGAATTTTTCGCCTGGGGACTGTTAACGATGCCGGTCATCAAT GTCCTCAATCAAACCTTTCCAGATCACACCTTCCTAATGAACGGGTTGGTGATGGGCATCAAGGGCATACTGTCCTTCCTGAGCGCTCCACTGATTGGCGCACTGTCGGACGTGTGGGGCAGGAAGTTCTTCCTGCTAATTACGGTGTTCTTCACCTGCGCTCCGATCCCTCTGATGTCGATCAACTCTTG GTGGTTCTTTGCAATGATCTCAATCAGTGGCGTGTTCGCGGTAACGTTTTCCGTCGTGTTCGCGTACGTCGCGGACGTGACGACGGTGGAGGACCGGTCACGGGCGTACGGTTTGGTGTCAGCCACGTTCGCCGCTAGTTTG GTTATTTCACCTGCCCTCGGAGCCTACCTGAACGACAAATACTCGGAACCGCTAATCGTTGCCCTCGCCACTGCAATCGCGGTGCTGGATGTGTTCTTCATACTGGTGGCGGTGCCGGAAAGCTTACCGGAAAAGGTGCGTCCCAGCTCGTGGGGTGCACCGATCAGCTGGGAACAGGCAGATCCGTTTGCG GCACTTCGTAAAGTTGGTCTGGATCAAACGATTCTGATGCAGTGTGTTACGGTGCTGCTCTCCTATCTGCCCGAAGCGGGACAATATTCGTGCATTTTCGTCTACCTGAAACTGAAAATGCATTTCAGCTCGATCGATGTATCGATCTTTATTGCTGTCGTCGGTATACTAAGTATACTGACGCAGGTCATCCTAGGTGATCTAATGAA GGCACTTGGTGCAAAGCGTACAATAATAATAGGATTACTGTTCGAAATGTTACAACTGCTTTGGTATGGTTTTGGCAGTCAGACATG GATGATGTGGGCAGCAGGTATCCTTGCTTCATTAGCGTCAATTACGTACCCGGCGATCAGTGCATTCGTGTCGATACATTCCAACCCGGACCAACAGG GAGTGGTCCAGGGTATGGTGACAGGAATGCGCGGTTTGTGCAACGGGCTGGGGCCCGCAATGTTCGGCGTCATCTTCTACGTGTTTCACGTCGACCTGAACGACGAGCATAATGTTGCGAGCCACAGCCTGAACGGTGCCGCCATCGGGGCGGTAGCGGGCGGTGGCGTGTTCGACGGCTCCGACGCCAAGTTCGTGCGCAACGAGACGCTGCTCGGTGGCTCGGTGCACCATCACATCGAGGACGAGTACTCGCAGCTCATGCCGGGCCCGCCGTTCGTGTTCGGCGCGCTCATGGTTATCTGTGCGATCGCCGTGGCGGCCTTCATACCGGAGACGCCGAGCGACACCATGCGGCGGCCATCGGGTGAGAAGAAAA AAAGCGGCTATCGGAGCCAAGACAGATTGACCGTTCTTATTGGAGACTGA